A window of Drosophila subobscura isolate 14011-0131.10 chromosome E, UCBerk_Dsub_1.0, whole genome shotgun sequence contains these coding sequences:
- the LOC117891292 gene encoding uncharacterized protein LOC117891292 isoform X11, which translates to MSRPFYQQEPLAQRPIFYQRPVNIKRLRHPAGGVYGRSYSLEEQEDLQQQQQQHHHQENVVPVYQKFIYANQRHSNQLPLYQLGDSLSSLDSDFVDDYTGPYIVEQPVSPPPAPKVVQNLNALGWLLDLLQHWPLPSLSFNTACICALIIIFLAPRTCAQSLLFPAFRLFFGTLYPAYASYKAVRTKNVKEYVKWMMYWIVFAFFTCIETFTDIFISWFPFYYEVKVVLVFWLLSPATKGSSTLYRKFVHPMLTRHEQEIDEYLTQAKERGYTAVLQLGSKGVKYATNVIMQTAVKGGGNLVQTIKRSYSLSDLSEPDMHRTQDELDEVMRSSMSSSVVMRTQPTATRLLRPRNHTPVGRSASGTRHSTGMYFTEVDVTAKNAGDFNYNIRSQDDISSGYSSAEPISGLSRTSSMTNASKGRVKSKRNELLEEMRDEVYLENQLYFQGVRQQEPEELQGLDHMERITHHELDEEQEDVDVDPDEVEDDFYEALPLLGADEAEKASELELLSCEEPKKEEPFEETTHDAIKEEPTEHLFPTETTTKTLQTDASTESKLTNELPSVIDPFLLVIRSSVTETDSIVDPEPSDRSRPVSPRELRDTLEEIKHSFRAQLESELQLSPSPSPSLRPRAVHGKGRAPPPPLPPKRHSLSPQPDAISQTSTGSVEQRKSGQIHVC; encoded by the exons ATGAGCCGGCCATTCTATCAGCAGGAGCCGCTGGCGCAGAGGCCGATCTTCTATCAGCGGCCAGTTAATATTAAACGCCTCCGTCACCCGGCAGGAGGTGTCTACGGACGCAGCTACTCGCTGGAAGAGCAGGAAgacctgcaacagcagcagcaacagcaccaccaccaagaGAATGTTGTCCCCGTTTATCAAAAGTTCATTTATGCCAACCAGCGGCATTCGAATCAGCTGCCGCTGTACCAGCTAGGAGACTCCCTTAGCTCTCTGGACAGTGATTTCGTGGACGACTACACTGGTCCCTACATTGTCGAGCAGCCCGTGTCTCCGCCGCCCGCTCCCAAAGTTGTGCAGAATCTGAACGCACTGGGCTGGCTCCTAGATTTGCTGCAGCATTGGCCATTGCCTAGTCTATCCTTCAACACGGCGTGCATCTGTGCGCTCatcattatatttttagcgCCGCGGACTTGTGCACAAAGTTTATTGTTTCCCGCTTTCAGATTGTTCTTCGGCACCCTGTACCCGGCCTATGCCTCATACAAGGCAGTGCGCACCAAGAACGTGAAGGAATAT GTAAAATGGATGATGTACTGGATtgtctttgcatttttcacatGCATTGAAACATTCACAGACATCTTTATATCCTGGTTTCCATTCTACTATGAAGTGAAAGTGGTCCTCGTGTTCTGGCTGCTGTCGCCAGCCACAAAGGGCAGCTCCACATTGTATCGCAAGTTTGTGCATCCCATGTTGACGCGCCACGAACAG GAAATCGACGAGTATTTGACTCAGGCCAAGGAGCGTGGCTATACGGCGGTGCTACAGCTGGGCTCCAAGGGAGTCAAATATGCCACAAATGTCATCATGCAGACGGCCGTAAAG GGCGGCGGCAATCTGGTGCAGACGATCAAGCGGAGCTACAGCCTCAGCGATCTGAGTGAGCCAGATATGCATCGCACCCAGGATGAGCTGGACGAGGTGATGAGATCGTCCATGTCCTCGTCGGTGGTGATGCGCACACAGCCAACTGCAACACGTCTCCTGCGGCCACGCAATCACACGCCCGTCGGCAGATCCGCCAGCGGCACGCGTCACTCCACCGGGATGTACTTCACCGAGGTCGATGTGACCGCCAAGAATGCGGGTGACTTCAA CTACAACATACGCAGCCAGGATGACATTAGCTCTGGCTACTCCAGTGCCGAGCCCATCAGTGGGCTCAGTCGCACATCCTCCATGACAAATGCTTCCAAGGGACGTGTCAAGTCCAAGCGCAATGAG TTGCTGGAGGAGATGAGGGACGAGGTTTATTTGGAGAATCAGCTTTACTTTCAAGGTGTGCGCCAGCAAGAGCCAGAAGAACTGCAGGGCTTGGACCACATGGAGAGGATTACACATCATGAATTGGATGAGGAGCAAGaggatgtagatgtagatccAGATGAGGTTGAGGATGACTTCTATGAAGCCTTGCCATTGCTGGGTGCAGATGAAGCAGAGAAAGCTTCAGAACTGGAACTTCTGTCATGCGAAGAACCAAAGAAAGAAGAACCATTTGAAGAAACAACCCATGATGCCATTAAGGAAGAGCCAACAGAGCATTTGTTTCCCACTGAAACCACGACAAAAACATTGCAAACAGATGCCTCTACCGAGAGCAAACTGACAAATGAACTACCATCCGTCATAGATCCTTTTCTGCTGGTGATACGCTCCTCAGTCACAGAGACAGACTCAATTGTAGATCCAGAACCATCCGATCGATCTAGACCAGTGTCGCCACGGGAACTACGCGACACCTTGGAGGAGATCAAGCACAGCTTTCGGGCCCAACTGGAGtcagagctgcagctgtcaCCCTCTCCCTCCCCGTCGCTGCGTCCAAGGGCTGTGCATGGCAAGGGCCGAGCTCCGCCGCCTCCGCTGCCACCCAAGCGCCACTCGCTGAGTCCGCAGCCAGATGCCATTAGCCAGACATCGACGGGCAGTGTGGAGCAGCGCAAGTCAG GACAAATCCATGTCTGCTAG
- the LOC117891292 gene encoding uncharacterized protein LOC117891292 isoform X2, whose translation MSRPFYQQEPLAQRPIFYQRPVNIKRLRHPAGGVYGRSYSLEEQEDLQQQQQQHHHQENVVPVYQKFIYANQRHSNQLPLYQLGDSLSSLDSDFVDDYTGPYIVEQPVSPPPAPKVVQNLNALGWLLDLLQHWPLPSLSFNTACICALIIIFLAPRTCAQSLLFPAFRLFFGTLYPAYASYKAVRTKNVKEYVKWMMYWIVFAFFTCIETFTDIFISWFPFYYEVKVVLVFWLLSPATKGSSTLYRKFVHPMLTRHEQEIDEYLTQAKERGYTAVLQLGSKGVKYATNVIMQTAVKGGGNLVQTIKRSYSLSDLSEPDMHRTQDELDEVMRSSMSSSVVMRTQPTATRLLRPRNHTPVGRSASGTRHSTGMYFTEVDVTAKNAGDFNYNIRSQDDISSGYSSAEPISGLSRTSSMTNASKGRVKSKRNELLEEMRDEVYLENQLYFQGVRQQEPEELQGLDHMERITHHELDEEQEDVDVDPDEVEDDFYEALPLLGADEAEKASELELLSCEEPKKEEPFEETTHDAIKEEPTEHLFPTETTTKTLQTDASTESKLTNELPSVIDPFLLVIRSSVTETDSIVDPEPSDRSRPVSPRELRDTLEEIKHSFRAQLESELQLSPSPSPSLRPRAVHGKGRAPPPPLPPKRHSLSPQPDAISQTSTGSVEQRKSGIGQLFQNIKANVLRNKANPSQQAAPDEPLAGRETEI comes from the exons ATGAGCCGGCCATTCTATCAGCAGGAGCCGCTGGCGCAGAGGCCGATCTTCTATCAGCGGCCAGTTAATATTAAACGCCTCCGTCACCCGGCAGGAGGTGTCTACGGACGCAGCTACTCGCTGGAAGAGCAGGAAgacctgcaacagcagcagcaacagcaccaccaccaagaGAATGTTGTCCCCGTTTATCAAAAGTTCATTTATGCCAACCAGCGGCATTCGAATCAGCTGCCGCTGTACCAGCTAGGAGACTCCCTTAGCTCTCTGGACAGTGATTTCGTGGACGACTACACTGGTCCCTACATTGTCGAGCAGCCCGTGTCTCCGCCGCCCGCTCCCAAAGTTGTGCAGAATCTGAACGCACTGGGCTGGCTCCTAGATTTGCTGCAGCATTGGCCATTGCCTAGTCTATCCTTCAACACGGCGTGCATCTGTGCGCTCatcattatatttttagcgCCGCGGACTTGTGCACAAAGTTTATTGTTTCCCGCTTTCAGATTGTTCTTCGGCACCCTGTACCCGGCCTATGCCTCATACAAGGCAGTGCGCACCAAGAACGTGAAGGAATAT GTAAAATGGATGATGTACTGGATtgtctttgcatttttcacatGCATTGAAACATTCACAGACATCTTTATATCCTGGTTTCCATTCTACTATGAAGTGAAAGTGGTCCTCGTGTTCTGGCTGCTGTCGCCAGCCACAAAGGGCAGCTCCACATTGTATCGCAAGTTTGTGCATCCCATGTTGACGCGCCACGAACAG GAAATCGACGAGTATTTGACTCAGGCCAAGGAGCGTGGCTATACGGCGGTGCTACAGCTGGGCTCCAAGGGAGTCAAATATGCCACAAATGTCATCATGCAGACGGCCGTAAAG GGCGGCGGCAATCTGGTGCAGACGATCAAGCGGAGCTACAGCCTCAGCGATCTGAGTGAGCCAGATATGCATCGCACCCAGGATGAGCTGGACGAGGTGATGAGATCGTCCATGTCCTCGTCGGTGGTGATGCGCACACAGCCAACTGCAACACGTCTCCTGCGGCCACGCAATCACACGCCCGTCGGCAGATCCGCCAGCGGCACGCGTCACTCCACCGGGATGTACTTCACCGAGGTCGATGTGACCGCCAAGAATGCGGGTGACTTCAA CTACAACATACGCAGCCAGGATGACATTAGCTCTGGCTACTCCAGTGCCGAGCCCATCAGTGGGCTCAGTCGCACATCCTCCATGACAAATGCTTCCAAGGGACGTGTCAAGTCCAAGCGCAATGAG TTGCTGGAGGAGATGAGGGACGAGGTTTATTTGGAGAATCAGCTTTACTTTCAAGGTGTGCGCCAGCAAGAGCCAGAAGAACTGCAGGGCTTGGACCACATGGAGAGGATTACACATCATGAATTGGATGAGGAGCAAGaggatgtagatgtagatccAGATGAGGTTGAGGATGACTTCTATGAAGCCTTGCCATTGCTGGGTGCAGATGAAGCAGAGAAAGCTTCAGAACTGGAACTTCTGTCATGCGAAGAACCAAAGAAAGAAGAACCATTTGAAGAAACAACCCATGATGCCATTAAGGAAGAGCCAACAGAGCATTTGTTTCCCACTGAAACCACGACAAAAACATTGCAAACAGATGCCTCTACCGAGAGCAAACTGACAAATGAACTACCATCCGTCATAGATCCTTTTCTGCTGGTGATACGCTCCTCAGTCACAGAGACAGACTCAATTGTAGATCCAGAACCATCCGATCGATCTAGACCAGTGTCGCCACGGGAACTACGCGACACCTTGGAGGAGATCAAGCACAGCTTTCGGGCCCAACTGGAGtcagagctgcagctgtcaCCCTCTCCCTCCCCGTCGCTGCGTCCAAGGGCTGTGCATGGCAAGGGCCGAGCTCCGCCGCCTCCGCTGCCACCCAAGCGCCACTCGCTGAGTCCGCAGCCAGATGCCATTAGCCAGACATCGACGGGCAGTGTGGAGCAGCGCAAGTCAGGTATCGGCCAACTGTTCCAGAATATCAAAGCTAATGTGCTGCGTAACAAAGCTAAtcccagccagcaggcagccccGGACGAGCCGCTGGCGGGCAGAGAGACGGAGATCTAA
- the LOC117891292 gene encoding uncharacterized protein LOC117891292 isoform X6, with product MSRPFYQQEPLAQRPIFYQRPVNIKRLRHPAGGVYGRSYSLEEQEDLQQQQQQHHHQENVVPVYQKFIYANQRHSNQLPLYQLGDSLSSLDSDFVDDYTGPYIVEQPVSPPPAPKVVQNLNALGWLLDLLQHWPLPSLSFNTACICALIIIFLAPRTCAQSLLFPAFRLFFGTLYPAYASYKAVRTKNVKEYVKWMMYWIVFAFFTCIETFTDIFISWFPFYYEVKVVLVFWLLSPATKGSSTLYRKFVHPMLTRHEQEIDEYLTQAKERGYTAVLQLGSKGVKYATNVIMQTAVKGGGNLVQTIKRSYSLSDLSEPDMHRTQDELDEVMRSSMSSSVVMRTQPTATRLLRPRNHTPVGRSASGTRHSTGMYFTEVDVTAKNAGDFNYNIRSQDDISSGYSSAEPISGLSRTSSMTNASKGRVKSKRNEDKSMSASCTTLPRTSSRRTDKSQMVTGTSSSSQAKTRNKSEK from the exons ATGAGCCGGCCATTCTATCAGCAGGAGCCGCTGGCGCAGAGGCCGATCTTCTATCAGCGGCCAGTTAATATTAAACGCCTCCGTCACCCGGCAGGAGGTGTCTACGGACGCAGCTACTCGCTGGAAGAGCAGGAAgacctgcaacagcagcagcaacagcaccaccaccaagaGAATGTTGTCCCCGTTTATCAAAAGTTCATTTATGCCAACCAGCGGCATTCGAATCAGCTGCCGCTGTACCAGCTAGGAGACTCCCTTAGCTCTCTGGACAGTGATTTCGTGGACGACTACACTGGTCCCTACATTGTCGAGCAGCCCGTGTCTCCGCCGCCCGCTCCCAAAGTTGTGCAGAATCTGAACGCACTGGGCTGGCTCCTAGATTTGCTGCAGCATTGGCCATTGCCTAGTCTATCCTTCAACACGGCGTGCATCTGTGCGCTCatcattatatttttagcgCCGCGGACTTGTGCACAAAGTTTATTGTTTCCCGCTTTCAGATTGTTCTTCGGCACCCTGTACCCGGCCTATGCCTCATACAAGGCAGTGCGCACCAAGAACGTGAAGGAATAT GTAAAATGGATGATGTACTGGATtgtctttgcatttttcacatGCATTGAAACATTCACAGACATCTTTATATCCTGGTTTCCATTCTACTATGAAGTGAAAGTGGTCCTCGTGTTCTGGCTGCTGTCGCCAGCCACAAAGGGCAGCTCCACATTGTATCGCAAGTTTGTGCATCCCATGTTGACGCGCCACGAACAG GAAATCGACGAGTATTTGACTCAGGCCAAGGAGCGTGGCTATACGGCGGTGCTACAGCTGGGCTCCAAGGGAGTCAAATATGCCACAAATGTCATCATGCAGACGGCCGTAAAG GGCGGCGGCAATCTGGTGCAGACGATCAAGCGGAGCTACAGCCTCAGCGATCTGAGTGAGCCAGATATGCATCGCACCCAGGATGAGCTGGACGAGGTGATGAGATCGTCCATGTCCTCGTCGGTGGTGATGCGCACACAGCCAACTGCAACACGTCTCCTGCGGCCACGCAATCACACGCCCGTCGGCAGATCCGCCAGCGGCACGCGTCACTCCACCGGGATGTACTTCACCGAGGTCGATGTGACCGCCAAGAATGCGGGTGACTTCAA CTACAACATACGCAGCCAGGATGACATTAGCTCTGGCTACTCCAGTGCCGAGCCCATCAGTGGGCTCAGTCGCACATCCTCCATGACAAATGCTTCCAAGGGACGTGTCAAGTCCAAGCGCAATGAG GACAAATCCATGTCTGCTAGCTGCACCACCTTGCCCAggaccagcagccgcaggactGATAAATCTCAGATGGTAACGGGAACATCATCTTCTAGCCAGGCCAAGACGCGAAACAAGTCGGAGAAGTAG
- the LOC117891292 gene encoding receptor expression-enhancing protein 2 isoform X7, whose amino-acid sequence MSRPFYQQEPLAQRPIFYQRPVNIKRLRHPAGGVYGRSYSLEEQEDLQQQQQQHHHQENVVPVYQKFIYANQRHSNQLPLYQLGDSLSSLDSDFVDDYTGPYIVEQPVSPPPAPKVVQNLNALGWLLDLLQHWPLPSLSFNTACICALIIIFLAPRTCAQSLLFPAFRLFFGTLYPAYASYKAVRTKNVKEYVKWMMYWIVFAFFTCIETFTDIFISWFPFYYEVKVVLVFWLLSPATKGSSTLYRKFVHPMLTRHEQEIDEYLTQAKERGYTAVLQLGSKGVKYATNVIMQTAVKTYAMTEMTVGRSLQNSQSAGDLSAVGRNQDMMDGLEDWLPRSSSLSGIESYIEPEPQRRGMVIEEIPEEEPVPDAGAARLRDPPARRVQSRRAAAAASRAAVKRVSRAPDLDAPVAATHGVRARRRLREPTPDVDVEND is encoded by the exons ATGAGCCGGCCATTCTATCAGCAGGAGCCGCTGGCGCAGAGGCCGATCTTCTATCAGCGGCCAGTTAATATTAAACGCCTCCGTCACCCGGCAGGAGGTGTCTACGGACGCAGCTACTCGCTGGAAGAGCAGGAAgacctgcaacagcagcagcaacagcaccaccaccaagaGAATGTTGTCCCCGTTTATCAAAAGTTCATTTATGCCAACCAGCGGCATTCGAATCAGCTGCCGCTGTACCAGCTAGGAGACTCCCTTAGCTCTCTGGACAGTGATTTCGTGGACGACTACACTGGTCCCTACATTGTCGAGCAGCCCGTGTCTCCGCCGCCCGCTCCCAAAGTTGTGCAGAATCTGAACGCACTGGGCTGGCTCCTAGATTTGCTGCAGCATTGGCCATTGCCTAGTCTATCCTTCAACACGGCGTGCATCTGTGCGCTCatcattatatttttagcgCCGCGGACTTGTGCACAAAGTTTATTGTTTCCCGCTTTCAGATTGTTCTTCGGCACCCTGTACCCGGCCTATGCCTCATACAAGGCAGTGCGCACCAAGAACGTGAAGGAATAT GTAAAATGGATGATGTACTGGATtgtctttgcatttttcacatGCATTGAAACATTCACAGACATCTTTATATCCTGGTTTCCATTCTACTATGAAGTGAAAGTGGTCCTCGTGTTCTGGCTGCTGTCGCCAGCCACAAAGGGCAGCTCCACATTGTATCGCAAGTTTGTGCATCCCATGTTGACGCGCCACGAACAG GAAATCGACGAGTATTTGACTCAGGCCAAGGAGCGTGGCTATACGGCGGTGCTACAGCTGGGCTCCAAGGGAGTCAAATATGCCACAAATGTCATCATGCAGACGGCCGTAAAG ACCTATGCGATGACAGAAATGACAGTGGGTCGCAGCCTGCAAAACTCACAGTCGGCAGGCGATCTGTCTGCGGTCGGGAGGAATCAGGACATGATGGATGGCTTGGAGGATTGGCTGCCGCGCTCCAGTTCGTTGAGCGGCATCGAGAGCTATATTGAGCCCGAGCCACAGCGTCGCGGAATGGTGATTGAAGAGATACCTGAGGAGGAGCCGGTGCCAGATGCTGGAGCGGCCCGTCTACGTGACCCGCCAGCACGCCGAGTGCAGTCACGAcgtgccgccgctgctgcctccagAGCTGCCGTCAAACGTGTCAGCCGAGCCCCGGATCTGGATGCACCCGTTGCTGCCACTCATGGGGTGCGAGCGCGTCGCAGACTGCGCGAGCCCACACCCGACGTGGATGTGGAGAACGACTAA
- the LOC117891292 gene encoding uncharacterized protein LOC117891292 isoform X1, with the protein MSRPFYQQEPLAQRPIFYQRPVNIKRLRHPAGGVYGRSYSLEEQEDLQQQQQQHHHQENVVPVYQKFIYANQRHSNQLPLYQLGDSLSSLDSDFVDDYTGPYIVEQPVSPPPAPKVVQNLNALGWLLDLLQHWPLPSLSFNTACICALIIIFLAPRTCAQSLLFPAFRLFFGTLYPAYASYKAVRTKNVKEYVKWMMYWIVFAFFTCIETFTDIFISWFPFYYEVKVVLVFWLLSPATKGSSTLYRKFVHPMLTRHEQEIDEYLTQAKERGYTAVLQLGSKGVKYATNVIMQTAVKGGGNLVQTIKRSYSLSDLSEPDMHRTQDELDEVMRSSMSSSVVMRTQPTATRLLRPRNHTPVGRSASGTRHSTGMYFTEVDVTAKNAGDFNYNIRSQDDISSGYSSAEPISGLSRTSSMTNASKGRVKSKRNEQLLEEMRDEVYLENQLYFQGVRQQEPEELQGLDHMERITHHELDEEQEDVDVDPDEVEDDFYEALPLLGADEAEKASELELLSCEEPKKEEPFEETTHDAIKEEPTEHLFPTETTTKTLQTDASTESKLTNELPSVIDPFLLVIRSSVTETDSIVDPEPSDRSRPVSPRELRDTLEEIKHSFRAQLESELQLSPSPSPSLRPRAVHGKGRAPPPPLPPKRHSLSPQPDAISQTSTGSVEQRKSGIGQLFQNIKANVLRNKANPSQQAAPDEPLAGRETEI; encoded by the exons ATGAGCCGGCCATTCTATCAGCAGGAGCCGCTGGCGCAGAGGCCGATCTTCTATCAGCGGCCAGTTAATATTAAACGCCTCCGTCACCCGGCAGGAGGTGTCTACGGACGCAGCTACTCGCTGGAAGAGCAGGAAgacctgcaacagcagcagcaacagcaccaccaccaagaGAATGTTGTCCCCGTTTATCAAAAGTTCATTTATGCCAACCAGCGGCATTCGAATCAGCTGCCGCTGTACCAGCTAGGAGACTCCCTTAGCTCTCTGGACAGTGATTTCGTGGACGACTACACTGGTCCCTACATTGTCGAGCAGCCCGTGTCTCCGCCGCCCGCTCCCAAAGTTGTGCAGAATCTGAACGCACTGGGCTGGCTCCTAGATTTGCTGCAGCATTGGCCATTGCCTAGTCTATCCTTCAACACGGCGTGCATCTGTGCGCTCatcattatatttttagcgCCGCGGACTTGTGCACAAAGTTTATTGTTTCCCGCTTTCAGATTGTTCTTCGGCACCCTGTACCCGGCCTATGCCTCATACAAGGCAGTGCGCACCAAGAACGTGAAGGAATAT GTAAAATGGATGATGTACTGGATtgtctttgcatttttcacatGCATTGAAACATTCACAGACATCTTTATATCCTGGTTTCCATTCTACTATGAAGTGAAAGTGGTCCTCGTGTTCTGGCTGCTGTCGCCAGCCACAAAGGGCAGCTCCACATTGTATCGCAAGTTTGTGCATCCCATGTTGACGCGCCACGAACAG GAAATCGACGAGTATTTGACTCAGGCCAAGGAGCGTGGCTATACGGCGGTGCTACAGCTGGGCTCCAAGGGAGTCAAATATGCCACAAATGTCATCATGCAGACGGCCGTAAAG GGCGGCGGCAATCTGGTGCAGACGATCAAGCGGAGCTACAGCCTCAGCGATCTGAGTGAGCCAGATATGCATCGCACCCAGGATGAGCTGGACGAGGTGATGAGATCGTCCATGTCCTCGTCGGTGGTGATGCGCACACAGCCAACTGCAACACGTCTCCTGCGGCCACGCAATCACACGCCCGTCGGCAGATCCGCCAGCGGCACGCGTCACTCCACCGGGATGTACTTCACCGAGGTCGATGTGACCGCCAAGAATGCGGGTGACTTCAA CTACAACATACGCAGCCAGGATGACATTAGCTCTGGCTACTCCAGTGCCGAGCCCATCAGTGGGCTCAGTCGCACATCCTCCATGACAAATGCTTCCAAGGGACGTGTCAAGTCCAAGCGCAATGAG CAGTTGCTGGAGGAGATGAGGGACGAGGTTTATTTGGAGAATCAGCTTTACTTTCAAGGTGTGCGCCAGCAAGAGCCAGAAGAACTGCAGGGCTTGGACCACATGGAGAGGATTACACATCATGAATTGGATGAGGAGCAAGaggatgtagatgtagatccAGATGAGGTTGAGGATGACTTCTATGAAGCCTTGCCATTGCTGGGTGCAGATGAAGCAGAGAAAGCTTCAGAACTGGAACTTCTGTCATGCGAAGAACCAAAGAAAGAAGAACCATTTGAAGAAACAACCCATGATGCCATTAAGGAAGAGCCAACAGAGCATTTGTTTCCCACTGAAACCACGACAAAAACATTGCAAACAGATGCCTCTACCGAGAGCAAACTGACAAATGAACTACCATCCGTCATAGATCCTTTTCTGCTGGTGATACGCTCCTCAGTCACAGAGACAGACTCAATTGTAGATCCAGAACCATCCGATCGATCTAGACCAGTGTCGCCACGGGAACTACGCGACACCTTGGAGGAGATCAAGCACAGCTTTCGGGCCCAACTGGAGtcagagctgcagctgtcaCCCTCTCCCTCCCCGTCGCTGCGTCCAAGGGCTGTGCATGGCAAGGGCCGAGCTCCGCCGCCTCCGCTGCCACCCAAGCGCCACTCGCTGAGTCCGCAGCCAGATGCCATTAGCCAGACATCGACGGGCAGTGTGGAGCAGCGCAAGTCAGGTATCGGCCAACTGTTCCAGAATATCAAAGCTAATGTGCTGCGTAACAAAGCTAAtcccagccagcaggcagccccGGACGAGCCGCTGGCGGGCAGAGAGACGGAGATCTAA
- the LOC117891292 gene encoding uncharacterized protein LOC117891292 isoform X9, with protein sequence MSRPFYQQEPLAQRPIFYQRPVNIKRLRHPAGGVYGRSYSLEEQEDLQQQQQQHHHQENVVPVYQKFIYANQRHSNQLPLYQLGDSLSSLDSDFVDDYTGPYIVEQPVSPPPAPKVVQNLNALGWLLDLLQHWPLPSLSFNTACICALIIIFLAPRTCAQSLLFPAFRLFFGTLYPAYASYKAVRTKNVKEYVKWMMYWIVFAFFTCIETFTDIFISWFPFYYEVKVVLVFWLLSPATKGSSTLYRKFVHPMLTRHEQEIDEYLTQAKERGYTAVLQLGSKGVKYATNVIMQTAVKRRCIK encoded by the exons ATGAGCCGGCCATTCTATCAGCAGGAGCCGCTGGCGCAGAGGCCGATCTTCTATCAGCGGCCAGTTAATATTAAACGCCTCCGTCACCCGGCAGGAGGTGTCTACGGACGCAGCTACTCGCTGGAAGAGCAGGAAgacctgcaacagcagcagcaacagcaccaccaccaagaGAATGTTGTCCCCGTTTATCAAAAGTTCATTTATGCCAACCAGCGGCATTCGAATCAGCTGCCGCTGTACCAGCTAGGAGACTCCCTTAGCTCTCTGGACAGTGATTTCGTGGACGACTACACTGGTCCCTACATTGTCGAGCAGCCCGTGTCTCCGCCGCCCGCTCCCAAAGTTGTGCAGAATCTGAACGCACTGGGCTGGCTCCTAGATTTGCTGCAGCATTGGCCATTGCCTAGTCTATCCTTCAACACGGCGTGCATCTGTGCGCTCatcattatatttttagcgCCGCGGACTTGTGCACAAAGTTTATTGTTTCCCGCTTTCAGATTGTTCTTCGGCACCCTGTACCCGGCCTATGCCTCATACAAGGCAGTGCGCACCAAGAACGTGAAGGAATAT GTAAAATGGATGATGTACTGGATtgtctttgcatttttcacatGCATTGAAACATTCACAGACATCTTTATATCCTGGTTTCCATTCTACTATGAAGTGAAAGTGGTCCTCGTGTTCTGGCTGCTGTCGCCAGCCACAAAGGGCAGCTCCACATTGTATCGCAAGTTTGTGCATCCCATGTTGACGCGCCACGAACAG GAAATCGACGAGTATTTGACTCAGGCCAAGGAGCGTGGCTATACGGCGGTGCTACAGCTGGGCTCCAAGGGAGTCAAATATGCCACAAATGTCATCATGCAGACGGCCGTAAAG CGACGTTGCAtaaaatga